In a genomic window of Lathamus discolor isolate bLatDis1 chromosome 4, bLatDis1.hap1, whole genome shotgun sequence:
- the IL1R2 gene encoding interleukin-1 receptor type 2 — protein MAERLLKHRFQNTLPRSSLSDFLWEKMYGFFLVLVMCTVGASAFRLQQVKSTENCPHHTVYFKHYYELHGEPVVLKCPSPRYKHLDFSALTPNITWYKNGSKPMISGRDEDPRIWAKGDALWFLPAMLEDSGIYICTRRNSSYCAEVSIHLTVMEKTAAQEIAYLQVLSTFTSGKIVCPDLWDFTPNRTNLELKWYKDSLPLEGDSGKFVILKGSTSLIMNSVLPADSGYYTCKMSFPFEGVMYEITRTIHLKTVEKEKRIIPIIVYPTQKTTSAALGSKMTLPCKVFIGLSGHVHTDVEWLANDTTIDVIYKQSRVTEGERQEMVENGENFIEVPLIFDSVEEVDFYTDFTCLAQNRYGYQVLPTRVKQEAVGLSWYITMIPITLACVIVAGICIHKRWKRRADKGYTTAKV, from the exons ATTTCAAAACACTTTACCTCGATCTTCTCTTTCTGATTTCCTCTGGGAAAAAATGTATGGGTTCTTCCTTGTCCTGGTGATGTGCACAGTGGGTGCCTCTGCTTTCAGACTCCAGCAAGTCAAAAGCACAG AAAACTGCCCACATCACACCGTGTATTTCAAACACTACTATGAACTGCATGGAGAACCTGTGGTTCTGAAATGCCCTTCCCCTAGATACAAACATCTGGATTTTTCTGCCTTGACCCCAAATATCACATGGTATAAAAATGGTTCAAAACCCATGATATCAGGAAGGGATGAAGATCCAAGAATATGGGCAAAAGGAGACGCACTCTGGTTTTTGCCAGCAATGCTAGAAGACTCAGGAATATATATCTGCACCAGAAG GAACTCCTCCTACTGCGCTGAGGTCTCCATCCACCTCACTGTCATGGAGAAAACAGCTGCTCAGGAGATTGCCTatctccaggtcctttccacTTTCACCTCTGGGAAGATTGTTTGCCCTGACCTATGGGATTTTACACCAAACAGGACAAACCTGGAGCTCAAGTGGTACAAG GATTCTCTGCCTTTGGAAGGTGACAGTGGAAAATTCGTAATTCTGAAAGGTTCGACTTCCCTGATCATGAATTCTGTGCTACCAGCAGACTCTGGCTATTACACCTGCAAGATGTCATTTCCGTTTGAAGGTGTGATGTATGAGATCACAAGAACAATTCACCTCAAGACTGTTG aaaaagaaaagagaattattCCAATAATTGTATATCCAACACAAAAGACAACATCAGCTGCTCTGG GCTCCAAGATGACTCTCCCATGCAAAGTGTTTATTGGACTGAGTGGCCACGTCCATACCGATGTGGAATGGCTGGCGAATGACACCACCATTGACGTGATTTACAAGCAAAGCAGGGTTACAGAGGGCGAGCGACA agaaATGGTAGAAAATGGTGAAAACTTCATTGAAGTGCCACTGATTTTTGATTCTGTTGAAGAAGTGGATTTTTACACAGACTTTACATGTCTGGCCCAGAACAGATATGGATACCAAGTACTGCCAACAAGGGTCAAGCAGGAAG CTGTTGGCTTGTCCTGGTACATTACAATGATTCCCATCACATTGGCCTGCGTGATCGTGGCGGGGATATGCATACACAAGCGCTGGAAGCGAAGAGCCGATAAGGGATACACAACAGCAAAGGtttaa